In the Phaseolus vulgaris cultivar G19833 chromosome 7, P. vulgaris v2.0, whole genome shotgun sequence genome, one interval contains:
- the LOC137828145 gene encoding uncharacterized protein: MASSFLGTSFPNHFTQTKHSAAPQSRGVPTRRRVHLTTTAESMTTVIEKLGIKIERNPPESKLTQLGVRKWPKWGCPPSKFPWTYEAKETCYLLEGKVKVFPSGSTESVEIAAGDLVVFPKGMSCTWDVSVGVDKHYNFE, translated from the exons ATGGCATCATCATTTCTGGGTACTTCATTTCCCAACCACTTCACACAAACCAAACACTCAGCTGCTCCTCAAAGTAGAGGAGTTCCAACAAGGAGGAGAGTGCACTTAACAACAACAGCAGAGAGCATGACAACTGTCATAGAGAAACTGGGCATCAAGATTGAGAGAAACCCTCCTGAGTCCAAGCTCACTCAACTGGGTGTTAGGAAATGGCCCAA ATGGGGATGCCCTCCAAGCAAATTCCCATGGACATATGAAGCCAAAGAGACTTGCTATCTTCTGGAAGGAAAAGTGAAGGTCTTTCCTAGTGGGTCAACTGAATCAGTTGAAATTGCTGCTGGTGACTTGGTTGTGTTTCCCAAAGGGATGAGTTGCACTTGGGATGTGTCTGTTGGTGTGGACAAGCActataattttgaataa
- the LOC137828144 gene encoding probable fructokinase-5, translating to MSGSADPMVISFGEMLIDFVPDTSGVSLAESNAFIKAPGGAPANVACAIAKLGGNAAFIGKVGDDEFGRMLVDILRKNNVNTDGICFDTEARTALAFVTLRKDGEREFMFYRNPSADMLLAESELNMGLIKQAKVFHYGSISLISEPCRSAHLAAMKVARESGALLSYDPNVRLPLWPSEEAARSGIKSIWFDADFIKVSDDEVQFLTQGDSEKEDVVMSLWHDRLKLLLVTDGEKGCRYFTKNFKGRVTGFSVKAVDTTGAGDSFVGAILTAVARDASIFDNEQKLREALMFANACGAMCTTQKGAIPALPTATEAGKFISDSKAT from the exons ATGTCAGGCTCAGCAGATCCAATGGTGATATCATTCGGTGAGATGCTCATCGACTTTGTTCCTGACACATCTGGTGTCTCCTTGGCTGAGTCTAATGCTTTTATCAAAGCCCCTGGAGGTGCTCCTGCCAATGTTGCTTGTGCCATAGCTAAACTTGGTGGAAATGCTGCCTTCATTGGCAAG GTGGGAGATGATGAGTTTGGAAGGATGCTAGTTGATATTTTGAGGAAAAACAATGTGAACACTGATGGTATTTGTTTTGATACGGAGGCAAGAACTGCTTTGGCTTTTGTGACATTGAGGAAGGATGGAGAGAGGGAGTTCATGTTTTATAGAAATCCCAGTGCAGATATGTTGCTGGCGGAGTCAGAATTGAATATGGGTTTGATCAAGCAGGCTAAGGTATTTCATTATGGATCCATTAGCCTGATCTCAGAGCCATGCAGATCAGCTCACTTGGCTGCCATGAAAGTTGCTAGAGAGAGTGGTGCTCTGCTCTCCTATGATCCAAATGTAAGGCTGCCTTTGTGGCCTTCTGAGGAGGCTGCCAGGTCTGGGATCAAGAGCATATGGTTTGATGCGGACTTCATCAAG GTGAGTGATGACGAAGTTCAATTTCTAACACAAGGTGATTCTGAGAAGGAAGATGTTGTCATGTCTCTGTGGCATGACAGATTGAAGTTGCTTCTTGTCACTGATGGAGAGAAGGGTTGCAGATATTTCACAAAG AACTTCAAAGGAAGGGTAACTGGATTTTCAGTGAAGGCAGTTGACACAACTGGTGCTGGTGATTCTTTTGTCGGTGCAATTCTCACAGCTGTGGCCAGGGACGCTTCCATATTTGAT AATGAACAAAAACTGAGAGAGGCTTTGATGTTTGCCAATGCTTGTGGAGCAATGTGTACAACACAGAAGGGTGCAATTCCTGCACTTCCAACCGCCACAGAGGCTGGGAAATTTATTTCCGACTCTAAAGCCACATAG